A part of bacterium genomic DNA contains:
- a CDS encoding Rid family detoxifying hydrolase, translating to MKKAISVKGGRGTKGPYSQAIAYNDLIFVSGQGPVHLETGEIIYSDIKEETTLTLENIKAILEASGSSLDNVLKANVFLANMDDFEEMNEVYKEYFKEPRPARTTIQAARLPSSIKVEIDVIAHITR from the coding sequence ATGAAAAAGGCCATCTCGGTTAAAGGAGGCAGGGGGACAAAGGGACCATATTCCCAGGCTATTGCCTACAATGACCTTATCTTTGTTTCAGGTCAAGGGCCTGTACACCTGGAAACAGGAGAAATTATTTATTCAGATATAAAGGAGGAGACTACCCTAACATTGGAAAATATCAAAGCCATCCTTGAGGCATCTGGTTCATCTTTAGACAATGTCCTTAAGGCTAATGTATTTCTTGCCAATATGGATGACTTTGAGGAAATGAATGAGGTATATAAGGAATACTTTAAAGAACCAAGACCTGCTCGCACAACCATTCAAGCAGCAAGGCTTCCATCTTCTATCAAAGTAGAAATAGATGTGATCGCCCATATAACAAGATGA